One part of the Sandaracinaceae bacterium genome encodes these proteins:
- a CDS encoding two-component system sensor protein, translated as MDLRVQTSLIAAMLSFALAVNVLLRPRKRRAHWVFATFGLSVALWYAVTAVRAAFQGELWERLHLVAGVVVPLAALQFFRAFVEDSDERMRALNRFAWFGA; from the coding sequence ATGGACCTGCGCGTACAGACCTCACTGATCGCCGCGATGCTCAGCTTCGCGCTGGCGGTGAACGTGCTGCTCCGCCCTCGCAAGCGGCGGGCGCACTGGGTCTTCGCCACCTTCGGTCTGAGCGTGGCCCTGTGGTACGCGGTGACGGCCGTCCGCGCGGCCTTCCAGGGGGAGCTGTGGGAGCGGCTACACCTCGTCGCGGGCGTGGTCGTCCCCTTGGCCGCGCTGCAGTTCTTCCGCGCGTTCGTGGAGGACAGCGACGAGCGCATGCGCGCGCTGAACCGCTTCGCCTGGTTCGGCGCCA